The proteins below are encoded in one region of Apodemus sylvaticus chromosome 13, mApoSyl1.1, whole genome shotgun sequence:
- the Egr1 gene encoding early growth response protein 1, with product MAAAKAEMQLMSPLQISDPFGSFPHSPTMDNYPKLEEMMMLSNGAPQFLGAAGTPEGSGGNSSSSNSSGGGGGGGSNSGSSAFNPQGEPSEQPYEHLTTESFSDIALNNEKAMVETSYPSQTTRLPPITYTGRFSLEPAPNSGNTLWPEPLFSLVSGLVSMTNPPTSSSSASSPAASSSSSASQSPPLSCAVPSNDSSPIYSAAPTFPTPNTDIFPESQSQAFPGSAGTALQYPPPAYPATKGGFQVPMIPDYLFPQQQGDLSLGTPDQKPFQGLENRAQQPSLTPLSTIKAFATQSGSQDLKALNTTYQSQLIKPSRMRKYPNRPSKTPPHERPYACPVESCDRRFSRSDELTRHIRIHTGQKPFQCRICMRNFSRSDHLTTHIRTHTGEKPFACDICGRKFARSDERKRHTKIHLRQKDKKADKSIVASSAASSLSSYPSPVATSYPSPATTSFPSPVPTSYSSPGSSTYPSPAHSGFPSPSVATTFASVPPAFPAQVSSFPAAGVSNSFSTSTGLSDVTATFSPRTIEIC from the exons ATGGCAGCGGCCAAGGCCGAGATGCAATTGATGTCTCCGCTGCAGATCTCTGATCCGTTCGGCTCCTTTCCTCACTCACCCACCATGGACAACTACCCCAAACTGGAGGAGATGATGATGCTGAGCAACGGGGCTCCCCAGTTCCTCGGTGCTGCCGGAACCCCAGAGGGCAGCGGcggcaatagcagcagcagcaacagcagcggGGGCGGTGGTGGGGGCGGCAGCAACAGCGGCAGCAGCGCCTTCAATCCTCAAGGGGAGCCGAGCGAACAACCCTATGAGCACCTGACCACAG AGTCCTTTTCTGACATCGCTCTGAATAATGAGAAGGCGATGGTGGAGACGAGTTATCCCAGCCAAACTACTCGGCTGCCTCCCATCACCTATACCGGCCGCTTCTCCCTGGAGCCTGCACCCAACAGTGGCAACACTTTGTGGCCTGAACCCCTTTTCAGCCTAGTCAGTGGCCTCGTGAGCATGACCAATCCTCCGACCTCTTCATCCTCAGCGTCCTCTCCGGCTGCTTCCTCGTcgtcctctgcctcccagagcccGCCCCTGAGCTGTGCTGTGCCGTCCAACGACAGTAGCCCCATTTACTCTGCTGCGCCCACCTTTCCTACTCCCAACACTGACATTTTTCCTGAGTCCCAAAGCCAGGCTTTTCCCGGCTCGGCAGGCACAGCCTTGCAGTACCCGCCTCCTGCCTACCCTGCCACCAAAGGTGGATTCCAGGTTCCCATGATCCCTGACTATCTGTTTCCACAACAACAGGGAGACCTGAGCCTGGGCACCCCAGACCAGAAGCCCTTCCAGGGTCTGGAGAACCGTGCCCAGCAGCCTTCGCTCACTCCACTATCCACTATTAAAGCCTTTGCCACTCAGTCGGGCTCCCAGGACTTAAAGGCTCTTAATACCACCTACCAGTCCCAGCTCATCAAACCCAGCCGCATGCGCAAGTACCCCAACCGTCCCAGCAAGACGCCCCCCCACGAACGCCCATATGCTTGCCCTGTCGAGTCCTGCGATCGCCGCTTTTCTCGCTCGGATGAGCTTACCCGCCACATCCGCATCCACACAGGCCAGAAGCCCTTCCAGTGTCGAATCTGCATGCGTAACTTCAGTCGTAGCGACCACCTTACCACTCACATCCGCACCCACACAGGCGAGAAGCCTTTTGCCTGTGACATTTGCGGGAGAAAGTTTGCCAGGAGTGATGAACGCAAGAGGCATACCAAGATCCACTTAAGACAGAAGGACAAGAAAGCAGACAAAAGTATCGTGGCCTCTTCGgctgcctcttccctctcttcctaccCCTCCCCAGTGGCTACCTCCTACCCATCCCCCGCCACCACCTCATTTCCATCCCCTGTGCCCACCTCCTACTCCTCGCCTGGCTCCTCTACCTACCCATCTCCTGCGCACAGTGGCTTCCCATCGCCCTCAGTGGCCACCACCTTTGCCTCGGTTCCACCTGCTTTCCCGGCCCAGGTCAGCAGCTTCCCGGCAGCAGGTGTCAGCAACTCCTTCAGCACCTCAACGGGCCTTTCAGACGTGACAGCAACCTTTTCTCCCAGGACAATTGAAATCTGCTAA